A genomic window from Persephonella sp. includes:
- a CDS encoding phosphoribosyltransferase family protein codes for MGKLIQDENLKNKVFVFEDRDEAGERLAEFLKDLVDKNSIVVAIPSGGVPVGKKISQKLKIPFDLILVKKITYPWNTEAGFGAVSIEGDYILNKEAVQYTGLTDEIIEKQKEKTIQTLKHRNEIFRKNRPFPNLTGKTVVIVDDGLASGYTMFTAIQMVKRKNPKKIIVAVPTCSKSAVDKLLPEVDAIVCLNYRDFYPYAVADAYKNWYDLTNEDVLYYLKEEKE; via the coding sequence ATGGGAAAACTTATTCAGGATGAAAATCTTAAAAATAAGGTATTTGTTTTTGAGGATAGGGATGAGGCAGGGGAAAGACTGGCAGAATTTTTAAAAGATTTGGTTGATAAAAATAGTATTGTTGTTGCAATTCCATCAGGTGGAGTTCCAGTAGGTAAAAAAATCTCCCAGAAATTAAAAATCCCCTTTGATTTGATTCTTGTTAAAAAAATTACTTACCCATGGAATACCGAGGCAGGGTTCGGTGCTGTAAGCATTGAAGGGGATTATATTCTAAATAAAGAGGCTGTTCAGTATACAGGTCTTACAGATGAGATAATAGAAAAACAGAAAGAAAAGACTATTCAGACACTAAAACACAGAAACGAGATTTTCAGAAAAAACAGACCATTTCCAAACTTAACAGGAAAAACGGTTGTTATAGTAGATGACGGTCTTGCCTCCGGATATACAATGTTTACAGCTATACAAATGGTTAAAAGGAAAAATCCCAAAAAAATAATAGTAGCGGTGCCTACCTGCTCAAAATCTGCAGTGGATAAACTTCTTCCTGAAGTAGATGCTATTGTTTGCCTAAACTATCGGGATTTTTATCCTTATGCTGTTGCAGATGCTTACAAAAACTGGTATGACCTTACTAATGAAGATGTTTTATACTATCTAAAGGAGGAGAAAGAATGA
- the dtd gene encoding D-aminoacyl-tRNA deacylase: protein MKAVIQRVNKSWVEVDGRIVGSIDKGLNILLGVEKGDTEEDIKKMINKIPYLRIFEDENGKMNLSLIDINGKALVISQFTLAGNIKKGRRPSFDTAEEPEKAKKLYEKFVEELGKIVPVETGIFAAHMKVFIENDGPVTFIVDSRQL from the coding sequence TTGAAGGCTGTTATACAAAGAGTGAATAAATCATGGGTTGAGGTTGATGGTAGAATAGTAGGCAGCATAGATAAAGGTTTGAATATACTTCTCGGTGTTGAGAAAGGAGATACAGAAGAGGACATAAAGAAAATGATTAATAAGATTCCTTACCTCAGGATTTTCGAGGATGAAAATGGAAAGATGAATTTATCCCTAATTGATATAAACGGTAAAGCTCTTGTAATCTCCCAATTCACTCTGGCAGGAAATATAAAAAAAGGTAGAAGACCTTCTTTTGATACTGCAGAAGAACCTGAAAAGGCTAAAAAACTTTATGAAAAATTTGTTGAGGAACTGGGAAAAATTGTTCCTGTTGAAACCGGCATCTTTGCAGCACATATGAAGGTTTTTATTGAAAATGATGGTCCCGTAACATTTATAGTGGATTCACGGCAGTTGTAG
- a CDS encoding secondary thiamine-phosphate synthase enzyme YjbQ: MIKFLEVVTQKRTHFEDITDEVQEVVDESGVQEGICYLYVPHTTAGIFINENADPDVKWDIEQTLEKLIPWENNYKHIEGNAAAHIKSVLVGTNTFIPIKDGRLMLGTWQGIFFAEFDGPRTRKVIVKIMEG; encoded by the coding sequence ATGATTAAATTTCTTGAAGTTGTAACCCAGAAAAGAACACATTTTGAAGACATAACAGACGAAGTTCAGGAAGTAGTTGATGAAAGCGGAGTTCAAGAAGGAATATGTTATCTATATGTGCCACATACAACAGCAGGGATTTTTATTAATGAAAATGCAGACCCAGATGTAAAATGGGATATTGAACAGACCCTTGAAAAATTAATTCCATGGGAAAATAACTACAAACATATAGAAGGAAATGCAGCTGCCCATATCAAATCTGTTTTAGTAGGCACAAATACATTTATTCCAATAAAAGACGGCAGGCTTATGCTTGGAACATGGCAGGGTATATTCTTTGCTGAGTTTGATGGTCCCAGAACCAGAAAAGTTATTGTAAAAATCATGGAAGGTTGA